One stretch of Vulpes lagopus strain Blue_001 chromosome 12, ASM1834538v1, whole genome shotgun sequence DNA includes these proteins:
- the JCHAIN gene encoding immunoglobulin J chain, whose protein sequence is MMKNYLLFWGVLAIFVKAVLVTAQDEEERTVLVDNKCKCARITSRIIPSPDDPNEDIVERNIRIIVPLNNRENISDPTSPVRTKFVYHLSDLCKKCDLVEVELDNQVVIASQSNFCDEDTETCYTYDRNKCYTNRVPIMYGGQTKMVETALTPDSCYPD, encoded by the exons ATGATGAAGAACTATTTGCTTTTCTGGGGAGTCCTAGCCATTTTTGTTAAGGCTGTTCTTGTGACAG CCcaagatgaagaagaaaggacTGTTCTTGTTGACAACAAATGTAAGTGTGCCCGGATTACTTCCAGGATCATCCCTTCTCCCGATGATCCTAATGAAGACATTGTGGAGAGAAACATCAGAATTAT tgttcctCTGAACAATAGGGAGAATATCTCTGATCCCACCTCACCAGTGAGAACGAAATTTGTGTACCATTTGTCTGACCT ctgTAAAAAATGTGATCTTGTAGAAGTGGAGCTGGATAATCAAGTAGTTATTGCCTCGCAGAGCAATTTCTGTGATGAAGACACTGAGACCTGCTACACTTATGACAGAAACAAATGCTACACAAATCGGGTCCCAATTATGTATGGCGGTCAGACCAAGATGGTGGAAACAGCCTTGACTCCGGATTCCTGCTACCCTGACTAA